A window of Metabacillus sp. B2-18 contains these coding sequences:
- the ggt gene encoding gamma-glutamyltransferase produces MNKPIVGSKTMVVSPHYLASHAGNTILEKGGNAFDAAVAVSACLAVVYPHMTGLGGDSFWLTYSKKDQKVRAYNGSGRTGVNITRNDYEGKSSIPTRGIESVITVPGMVDSWDAVLKEYGRLSLEKVLQPAIEYASKGFPFSLDQHENTVKNAEMLKGDKDTANVFLAKGKVPKVNERFVQENLATTLEELALSGRDEFYKGELAYRLISSLKDKGGKLTVEDLAHHKGEWTEPLTSTYRGYNMYQVPPNSQGFVGLMALNILENFDFTAISEGSYEYYHLLVESLKRSFQDRNKHLTDPEFYSVPIERLVSKQYAKEIADAIQFDRTNDIETQSVGSDTAHAAVIDEEGNAVSFIQSLYFEFGSGVVAGDTGVVMQNRGSFFSLNASDVNCLEPRKRTFHTLMPAMALRDGQPRILYGTQGGEGQPQTQTVIITRMIDYGMNPQQAISEPRFVWGRTWGQQTQELKIEGRVSMDVIEELSKAGHIVNIVENFAGIMGHANAIVIDDQGFVHGGVDPRSDGAAIGR; encoded by the coding sequence ATGAATAAACCAATTGTCGGTTCAAAAACAATGGTCGTAAGTCCACATTACTTAGCATCTCACGCAGGAAACACAATCCTTGAAAAAGGAGGAAATGCGTTTGATGCAGCAGTAGCTGTTAGTGCCTGCCTTGCGGTGGTATACCCACATATGACCGGACTTGGTGGTGATTCCTTTTGGCTTACATACAGTAAAAAGGATCAAAAAGTACGTGCTTACAATGGGAGTGGACGAACAGGAGTAAATATAACACGTAACGATTATGAAGGAAAAAGCTCTATTCCTACTCGAGGTATTGAGAGTGTGATAACGGTGCCTGGAATGGTCGATAGTTGGGATGCTGTATTAAAGGAATATGGGCGACTTTCGTTAGAGAAAGTGCTGCAGCCAGCAATTGAGTATGCTTCCAAAGGGTTTCCATTCTCACTTGACCAGCATGAAAATACAGTCAAAAATGCAGAGATGTTAAAAGGAGATAAAGATACAGCAAATGTTTTTTTAGCCAAAGGAAAGGTTCCTAAGGTAAATGAAAGATTCGTACAAGAAAACTTAGCAACAACATTAGAAGAGTTAGCATTATCTGGTAGAGATGAATTTTATAAAGGTGAGCTTGCATATCGACTTATTTCTAGCTTAAAAGATAAGGGCGGCAAGCTAACGGTTGAGGACTTGGCTCATCATAAAGGAGAATGGACTGAACCACTTACCTCTACATATCGCGGGTATAATATGTATCAAGTTCCTCCAAATTCACAAGGCTTTGTGGGATTAATGGCACTTAATATATTAGAAAATTTTGATTTTACTGCAATTTCCGAAGGATCTTACGAATATTATCATTTATTAGTAGAATCATTAAAAAGAAGTTTCCAAGATCGAAATAAACATTTAACAGACCCTGAGTTTTACTCCGTTCCTATAGAAAGATTAGTAAGTAAGCAGTATGCAAAAGAGATAGCAGATGCCATTCAATTTGACCGTACTAATGATATAGAAACTCAATCAGTTGGCAGCGACACAGCTCATGCAGCTGTTATAGATGAGGAAGGAAACGCTGTTTCCTTTATACAAAGTCTTTATTTTGAATTTGGATCAGGTGTGGTTGCTGGAGACACAGGTGTTGTTATGCAAAATAGGGGTTCGTTTTTCTCACTTAACGCAAGTGATGTGAATTGCCTCGAGCCGAGAAAAAGAACTTTCCATACTCTGATGCCAGCAATGGCTCTAAGAGATGGTCAGCCAAGGATTCTTTATGGCACACAAGGTGGTGAAGGTCAGCCGCAAACTCAAACAGTCATCATTACAAGAATGATTGACTATGGTATGAATCCGCAACAAGCTATAAGTGAACCTAGATTTGTTTGGGGAAGAACATGGGGACAGCAAACTCAAGAGTTGAAAATTGAAGGTCGAGTCAGTATGGATGTGATTGAGGAATTATCAAAAGCTGGACATATTGTTAATATAGTTGAAAATTTTGCTGGAATTATGGGCCATGCAAATGCAATAGTCATAGATGATCAGGGCTTTGTTCATGGTGGAGTGGACCCTAGGAGCGATGGAGCTGCGATTGGAAGGTAA
- a CDS encoding SulP family inorganic anion transporter produces the protein MSFLHYKKEYIRGDLSSGLVVAALVIPQGIAYALIAGLPPVIGLYTATIPVLIYLLFGSSPHVSVGPVAMVSILIFGGVTPYAVAGTPEYIQYVAILTILVGVIQFLLHILKVGGIVEHVPHGVISGFTSGCAVIIAINQISTIIKMPLHDRGNMISSLGLIITNLKDIHVLTALIGFTSVIALMLLKKILPNYPQPIFLILISTMVAYILNVSSKGVVLIGEIPMGLPPFVLPELSLDKVSVMLPTAIVIAFIGFIETFAIAKVIAKKEGYSIRPNTELKSLGIANLIGGFFSSMPVAGGFSRSAVNYSSGAKTKFSSFLSAGIVIVTLACFTSLFAFIPKAVLASIILVSVIKLIDVKEAIYLLRTNILNGAILLLTFSVTIVSGPKFGLGIGIFLSILSGIRKVNISYSIR, from the coding sequence TTGTCGTTCTTACATTATAAAAAAGAATATATAAGAGGTGACCTATCTTCTGGACTAGTTGTTGCTGCATTGGTCATTCCACAAGGTATAGCGTATGCATTGATAGCAGGGCTGCCACCTGTTATAGGATTATATACAGCAACAATTCCAGTGCTTATTTATTTATTATTTGGATCGTCTCCACATGTTTCAGTAGGACCTGTTGCGATGGTCTCAATTCTTATTTTCGGTGGTGTGACACCATATGCTGTTGCAGGTACTCCAGAATATATCCAGTATGTTGCCATATTGACGATTCTCGTTGGTGTTATTCAGTTCCTCTTACACATACTAAAAGTTGGGGGAATTGTTGAACATGTTCCTCATGGTGTTATTAGTGGTTTCACTTCAGGATGTGCGGTGATCATAGCGATAAATCAAATAAGCACAATCATAAAAATGCCATTGCATGATCGAGGTAATATGATTTCCTCCTTAGGGTTGATTATAACTAATCTAAAAGATATTCATGTATTAACAGCCTTAATTGGCTTTACCTCAGTCATTGCACTTATGTTATTAAAAAAAATACTACCAAACTACCCTCAACCAATCTTCCTCATCCTTATAAGTACAATGGTTGCTTATATATTAAATGTTTCAAGCAAAGGTGTAGTGCTTATTGGAGAAATTCCAATGGGGCTTCCTCCATTTGTGTTACCTGAATTAAGTTTGGACAAAGTATCTGTGATGTTACCAACTGCTATTGTCATTGCATTTATAGGTTTTATTGAGACGTTCGCTATTGCAAAAGTGATTGCAAAGAAAGAAGGATATTCAATTCGTCCCAACACGGAATTAAAGTCTCTTGGCATTGCGAATTTGATTGGAGGTTTTTTTTCATCAATGCCAGTAGCAGGTGGATTTTCAAGGTCTGCAGTTAACTATAGCTCAGGAGCAAAGACAAAATTTTCTTCTTTTTTAAGTGCAGGAATTGTTATAGTTACGTTAGCTTGTTTTACGTCATTGTTTGCATTTATTCCAAAAGCTGTTCTTGCCTCTATCATTTTAGTGTCAGTTATAAAATTAATCGATGTAAAAGAGGCGATCTACTTGCTTAGAACCAATATACTGAATGGAGCTATACTTCTTTTAACTTTCTCAGTAACAATTGTTTCAGGCCCTAAATTTGGACTAGGCATTGGAATATTCCTCTCTATTTTGTCTGGTATTCGCAAAGTAAATATTTCATATAGTATTCGTTAA
- a CDS encoding Lrp/AsnC family transcriptional regulator, whose amino-acid sequence MKIDHIDRKILELLTINGRMSYSDIGKELDLSRVSVRERVNQLINNDVIEKFSVVINSEKMGKNVSAFFEVDCEPAYLVEVAETLADNPCVSSCYQMTGPSTLHMHVLVDDFVALEKFINKELYALEGITRVESHILLRRFKSRSGMKL is encoded by the coding sequence TTGAAAATAGATCATATTGATAGAAAAATACTTGAGTTACTCACGATTAATGGCAGAATGTCTTATTCAGATATAGGAAAAGAACTAGATTTGTCACGGGTATCCGTTCGAGAACGTGTAAATCAATTAATAAACAATGATGTAATTGAAAAGTTCAGTGTTGTGATCAATTCTGAGAAGATGGGCAAAAATGTTTCAGCTTTTTTTGAGGTTGACTGTGAACCTGCTTATTTAGTTGAGGTTGCTGAAACATTGGCGGATAATCCCTGTGTCTCAAGCTGCTATCAAATGACAGGCCCTAGTACACTACATATGCATGTGTTGGTAGATGACTTTGTGGCATTAGAAAAGTTTATCAACAAAGAATTATATGCACTTGAAGGAATAACCAGAGTGGAAAGTCACATTTTACTAAGGCGTTTTAAAAGTCGAAGCGGAATGAAATTATAA
- a CDS encoding chromate transporter produces MTHLQLFLAFFRVGMLGYGGGPSSIPLVHKEVVEKYKWMNDDEFADVLALGNTLPGPIATKMAGYIGYRVAGTLGLINATLSTILPTIVLMIVLLTTISSVKNYPWVQGMTAAVVPVVGVMLATLTWDFFKKSQKSLGWVKALALICGSFLLMEILGVHPAILIGGLLLAAILKKDKNPDKDRTVERGSA; encoded by the coding sequence ATGACACACCTGCAGCTTTTTTTAGCTTTTTTTCGGGTTGGAATGCTTGGATATGGCGGTGGTCCTTCTTCAATACCACTTGTTCATAAAGAGGTCGTTGAAAAGTACAAATGGATGAATGATGATGAATTTGCAGATGTGTTAGCTCTTGGGAATACATTGCCTGGGCCTATTGCTACAAAAATGGCAGGATATATTGGTTATCGAGTCGCGGGAACATTAGGCTTAATAAATGCTACACTTTCTACGATTCTTCCTACTATTGTGTTAATGATCGTTCTTTTAACAACAATTAGCTCTGTCAAAAATTATCCATGGGTTCAAGGAATGACAGCGGCAGTCGTACCTGTCGTAGGAGTTATGTTAGCTACTTTAACTTGGGACTTCTTTAAGAAATCTCAAAAGTCACTCGGCTGGGTAAAAGCATTAGCACTTATATGTGGTAGTTTTCTTTTAATGGAGATTCTAGGAGTACACCCTGCCATTTTAATTGGGGGACTATTGCTCGCGGCGATATTAAAAAAAGATAAAAATCCAGATAAAGATCGGACGGTTGAAAGGGGGAGTGCTTAG
- a CDS encoding chromate transporter, translating to MLYWDIFLAFFIPGILGYGGGPASIPLVENEVVDRYGWMNVNEFSEVLALGNALPGPIATKMAGYIGYQQGGVLGSLVGIFATVAPSLILMIVLLGFLYKYKDSPKVKRMTTFIRPAIAVLLGMMAFSFFFTSYQDTGIWQSLFLVAISLLLLEKLKVHPALVIVGAMGYGAVFLG from the coding sequence GTGCTATATTGGGATATTTTTCTTGCCTTCTTTATACCAGGGATTTTAGGTTACGGAGGTGGTCCGGCATCCATCCCGCTTGTAGAAAATGAGGTAGTGGATCGATATGGCTGGATGAACGTAAATGAATTTAGTGAAGTGCTTGCGTTGGGAAATGCTCTTCCAGGCCCAATTGCCACTAAGATGGCTGGTTATATTGGGTACCAACAAGGGGGAGTGTTAGGAAGTCTTGTTGGGATTTTTGCTACAGTTGCTCCTTCATTAATCTTAATGATCGTTTTATTAGGGTTTTTATATAAGTATAAGGATTCTCCAAAAGTAAAAAGAATGACAACATTCATTCGCCCTGCAATTGCAGTGTTATTAGGGATGATGGCATTTAGCTTTTTCTTTACCTCATATCAAGATACAGGAATATGGCAATCGCTCTTTCTGGTTGCGATCAGCTTATTATTGTTAGAAAAGCTGAAAGTACACCCTGCATTAGTGATCGTTGGTGCGATGGGATATGGAGCTGTTTTTCTAGGGTGA
- a CDS encoding dimethylarginine dimethylaminohydrolase family protein, whose protein sequence is MENLDYIKCSCNSEYNTLKKVVLCSPEFMTIKEPINEIQKRFLEENIDTKLAQQQHKDLVNTLKENDVEVILLTPRKDFPEQVFTRDIGFVLGHQVFAADMAHDVRKGEETSFIDYLEKEQITYTNLIGDKIEGGDVFIDQNTIYVGVSNRTNENAISHLQSLLPTFDVIEVPFTDKYLHLDCVFNILSPEDALIFPNEIEKNKVELLSSRYNLIEVTEEEQATLGTNVLSIGEKRVLSLPINKDVNQKLRERGFHVIEVDITEIIKSGGAFRCCTLPLIRE, encoded by the coding sequence ATGGAAAATCTTGATTACATAAAATGCTCTTGTAATTCTGAATATAACACTCTAAAAAAAGTGGTTTTATGTTCACCAGAATTTATGACGATTAAAGAACCAATAAATGAAATCCAAAAAAGATTTTTAGAAGAAAATATCGACACAAAACTTGCTCAACAGCAACATAAAGACTTAGTTAATACATTAAAAGAAAATGATGTGGAAGTAATCTTACTTACACCTAGAAAAGACTTTCCTGAGCAGGTTTTCACCCGTGATATTGGATTTGTACTAGGTCATCAAGTTTTTGCGGCAGACATGGCTCATGATGTGAGAAAAGGAGAAGAAACATCTTTTATCGATTACCTAGAAAAGGAGCAAATTACCTACACAAATTTGATTGGAGATAAAATCGAAGGTGGCGATGTTTTTATCGATCAAAACACAATTTACGTTGGTGTAAGTAATCGAACAAACGAAAATGCTATTTCGCATTTACAAAGCCTGTTACCCACTTTTGACGTTATTGAAGTTCCATTTACAGATAAATATTTACACTTAGATTGTGTTTTTAATATCTTATCACCGGAAGATGCTTTAATTTTTCCTAACGAAATAGAAAAGAATAAGGTAGAACTGTTATCATCTCGCTATAACTTAATTGAGGTAACAGAGGAAGAACAAGCAACTTTAGGTACTAATGTTTTATCGATAGGAGAAAAGCGAGTATTGAGCTTACCAATTAATAAAGATGTAAATCAGAAGCTTCGGGAACGAGGTTTTCATGTTATAGAGGTTGATATTACGGAGATAATAAAATCTGGTGGGGCCTTTCGTTGTTGTACTCTTCCGTTAATTAGGGAATAG
- a CDS encoding ABC transporter substrate-binding protein has translation MGSKKIFLSFFSILFLVSVVLAGCSGSDSSSEKEGSGSEGDQVTLDIFQFKVEFKDQFEAVAEQYQEANPGVKINIQTVGGGEDYGAALRSKFASGDEPAIFNIGGPTDVIDWEDSLADLTDSAAAGAALEGTLDGVTKDDQVLGLPFNQEGYGLIYNTEIFEKAGINPADIKDMASLEAAVKTLDEKKSDLGLEAVFALPAKETWVTGLHLSNAFISPEFDGNVTSAFESKTVDFKYGDAMKNFIDLQNKHSVQPVVSLDYSQQVEELFSTGKVAMIQQGNWVYGSIAGIDEELANNKVGILPIPVPGYKEDAIPVGVPMYWAVNKNKDEKVIEEATKFLDWLYTSDEGKEVVINDFKFVPAYEGYDASKITDPLSKQVYEYAEAGKTIGWVFMGYPANWGQDKLGANIQKYLAEEATWEEIVEDSKAAWAESKE, from the coding sequence ATGGGAAGTAAAAAAATATTTTTAAGCTTTTTCTCGATTCTATTTCTTGTAAGCGTTGTATTAGCTGGTTGTTCCGGCAGTGACTCTTCTTCTGAAAAAGAAGGATCAGGTTCTGAAGGAGATCAAGTAACTCTAGATATTTTCCAATTTAAAGTAGAATTCAAAGATCAGTTTGAAGCAGTAGCAGAGCAATACCAAGAAGCTAATCCAGGGGTAAAGATTAATATCCAAACTGTAGGTGGCGGAGAAGATTATGGTGCAGCGTTAAGATCTAAATTTGCATCTGGTGACGAGCCTGCAATTTTCAATATTGGTGGTCCGACTGACGTCATTGACTGGGAAGATAGTTTAGCTGATTTAACTGACTCTGCTGCAGCTGGTGCGGCACTTGAAGGTACACTTGACGGTGTAACGAAAGATGATCAAGTACTAGGCTTACCATTCAACCAAGAAGGTTATGGTCTAATTTATAACACTGAAATTTTTGAGAAAGCGGGAATTAACCCTGCAGATATTAAAGATATGGCTTCTTTAGAAGCAGCTGTTAAAACTTTAGATGAAAAGAAATCAGACCTAGGTTTAGAAGCAGTATTTGCATTACCTGCAAAAGAAACTTGGGTAACAGGTTTACACTTATCAAACGCATTTATTTCTCCAGAATTTGATGGAAACGTAACAAGTGCATTTGAATCTAAAACAGTTGATTTTAAATATGGCGATGCAATGAAAAACTTTATTGATCTTCAAAATAAACACTCAGTTCAACCTGTTGTAAGTCTTGATTATTCTCAACAAGTTGAAGAATTATTCTCTACTGGAAAAGTAGCAATGATTCAACAAGGTAACTGGGTATACGGTTCAATCGCTGGAATTGACGAAGAGTTAGCAAACAACAAGGTTGGGATCTTACCTATCCCGGTTCCAGGATACAAAGAAGATGCAATTCCAGTAGGAGTTCCAATGTACTGGGCTGTTAACAAAAACAAAGATGAAAAAGTAATTGAAGAAGCTACAAAATTCCTAGATTGGTTATACACATCTGATGAAGGTAAAGAAGTTGTAATAAATGATTTCAAATTTGTTCCAGCTTATGAAGGCTACGATGCATCAAAAATTACAGATCCACTTTCAAAACAAGTCTATGAGTATGCAGAAGCAGGAAAAACAATTGGATGGGTATTTATGGGTTATCCAGCGAACTGGGGTCAAGATAAACTAGGCGCTAATATCCAAAAATACTTAGCTGAAGAAGCTACTTGGGAAGAGATTGTTGAAGATTCAAAAGCTGCTTGGGCAGAGTCTAAAGAATAA
- a CDS encoding carbohydrate ABC transporter permease, whose protein sequence is MRTRDLSYWLFLAPVLFALAMVIIIPLIIGVYYSFTDWNGIKIGSFVGLENYIDAFKDEEFLASLWFTTKFSVVSVLLTNAIGLGLALIVTTKIKSSKFLRTIFFMPNLIGGLILGFIWQFIFIKVFAGIGDVLGIESLKGWLSTTETGFWGLVILMSWQMSGYIMIIYIAYLEGLPSELLEASEIDGAGPFQRFRYIIFPLVAPAFTVSMFLTLSNSFKLYDQNLSLTSGGPYNSTQMVAMEIFKTAFGERDMAYAQAKAVVFFIIVAVISLTQVYMNKKKEVEV, encoded by the coding sequence ATGCGTACTCGGGATCTATCATATTGGTTATTCTTAGCACCTGTCCTGTTTGCATTGGCAATGGTTATAATCATACCTTTAATAATTGGTGTTTATTATTCATTTACAGATTGGAACGGAATTAAGATTGGTTCATTTGTTGGACTTGAGAATTATATTGATGCTTTTAAGGATGAAGAATTTCTAGCATCACTTTGGTTCACAACGAAGTTTTCCGTTGTATCTGTTTTATTAACAAATGCTATTGGATTAGGTTTAGCGTTAATTGTCACAACAAAAATTAAATCAAGTAAATTCTTAAGAACTATTTTCTTTATGCCTAACTTAATTGGTGGATTAATTTTAGGTTTTATCTGGCAGTTTATTTTCATTAAGGTTTTTGCCGGAATTGGAGATGTATTAGGTATAGAATCATTAAAAGGCTGGTTATCAACGACAGAAACTGGATTTTGGGGATTAGTCATTTTAATGAGCTGGCAAATGTCAGGCTATATCATGATTATTTATATTGCTTACTTAGAGGGTCTGCCAAGTGAGTTACTTGAAGCTTCTGAGATTGATGGAGCAGGACCTTTCCAACGATTCAGATATATTATTTTCCCACTTGTTGCACCAGCATTTACAGTAAGTATGTTCTTAACTCTATCAAACTCGTTTAAGCTATACGATCAGAACTTATCCTTAACAAGTGGTGGACCGTATAATTCAACACAAATGGTTGCGATGGAAATCTTTAAAACAGCTTTTGGTGAAAGAGATATGGCTTACGCTCAAGCAAAAGCAGTTGTCTTCTTTATTATTGTTGCCGTCATCTCATTAACTCAGGTGTATATGAACAAGAAGAAGGAGGTTGAAGTATAA
- a CDS encoding carbohydrate ABC transporter permease: MRSKYQFPVEILGVVLGIIWLAPFYLMIVNSLKTKREIFTDVLKLPEEFTLDNYFQAFEELDFIQTFFNSLLITVISVAIIIIFSSMAAYALSRNKSKTSTILFMLFVAAMLIPFQSVMIPLVTVFGQIEMLNRVGLIFMYLGFGSSLSIFLFHGSLNGISKSLDEAATIDGCNKFQVFWYIIFPILKPITVTVAILNIIYIWNDYLLPSLVINQEGLQTIPLKMFFFFGEYTKQWHLALAGLTIAIIPVIIVYFFAQREIIKGISEGAVK, translated from the coding sequence ATGAGAAGTAAATATCAATTTCCTGTTGAAATCTTGGGTGTTGTTTTAGGGATTATCTGGTTAGCACCTTTTTACTTAATGATCGTTAACTCGTTAAAAACAAAGAGAGAAATCTTTACTGATGTATTGAAGTTACCGGAAGAGTTTACACTTGATAATTATTTTCAAGCTTTTGAAGAGCTTGACTTTATTCAAACATTTTTCAACTCATTACTTATTACTGTGATTAGTGTTGCGATTATCATTATTTTCTCATCAATGGCAGCCTATGCACTTTCAAGAAACAAGAGCAAAACAAGTACCATTCTTTTTATGCTATTTGTAGCGGCGATGTTAATTCCTTTCCAGTCAGTAATGATTCCGCTTGTTACTGTGTTTGGACAAATCGAAATGTTAAACAGAGTCGGATTAATCTTCATGTATTTAGGTTTTGGTAGCAGTTTATCAATTTTCTTATTCCACGGTTCATTAAATGGAATTTCTAAATCATTGGATGAAGCTGCAACAATTGATGGATGCAATAAGTTCCAGGTTTTCTGGTACATCATTTTCCCAATATTGAAGCCTATTACTGTAACGGTCGCAATTCTAAATATCATTTACATTTGGAATGATTACCTATTGCCTTCATTAGTTATAAATCAAGAAGGACTTCAAACAATACCTTTAAAAATGTTTTTCTTCTTTGGTGAATATACAAAGCAATGGCACTTAGCTCTTGCGGGCTTAACAATTGCGATTATTCCTGTTATTATCGTGTATTTCTTTGCACAACGTGAAATTATTAAAGGAATTTCTGAAGGTGCAGTAAAATAA
- a CDS encoding LacI family DNA-binding transcriptional regulator, which produces MIVTIKDVAKRANVAPSTVSRVIANSPRISEQTKKRVREVMEELGYHPNFQARSLVAKSTQTIGVVMPNSAYYAFQNPFFPEVLRGISTSAHENKYGIYLSTGSDENEIFNEVVSMVQGRRVDGIVLLYSRINDKTMKFLHDSNFPFVVVGRPFENEERISFVDNDNIYITKQVTKYLIELGHRHIAFVGGSLHFVVTIDRLNGYKLALEEADIPFNEEYMVHEEYIKENGREAIRLLMSLDSPPTALVTQDDLIAYEMISHLEDMNVSVPNDISIISFNNLMLSEHSKPPLTSVDICIYQLGLEATNCLIEKMNKPDSLPKRITIPTKFIERKSCEKKK; this is translated from the coding sequence ATGATCGTAACAATTAAAGATGTTGCAAAACGAGCGAATGTAGCTCCTTCAACTGTGTCGAGGGTTATTGCAAACAGTCCTCGTATTAGTGAGCAAACAAAAAAACGAGTTCGAGAAGTAATGGAGGAACTAGGATATCATCCAAATTTTCAGGCGCGCAGCTTAGTTGCAAAAAGTACTCAAACAATCGGTGTGGTTATGCCAAATTCAGCGTACTATGCCTTTCAAAATCCCTTTTTCCCGGAAGTATTAAGAGGGATTAGTACAAGCGCACATGAAAATAAATATGGAATTTATTTATCTACAGGATCGGATGAAAACGAAATCTTTAATGAAGTTGTATCGATGGTCCAAGGTAGACGTGTTGATGGCATTGTCCTTCTATATTCAAGAATTAACGATAAAACAATGAAATTTTTACATGACTCAAATTTTCCTTTTGTTGTTGTGGGCAGACCTTTTGAAAATGAGGAAAGAATTTCATTTGTTGATAACGATAATATTTATATAACAAAACAAGTCACAAAATATTTAATTGAACTTGGGCACCGTCATATTGCATTTGTTGGAGGTAGTCTTCATTTTGTCGTAACTATTGATCGTTTAAATGGATATAAGTTGGCACTAGAGGAAGCTGATATTCCGTTTAATGAAGAATATATGGTCCACGAAGAATACATTAAGGAAAACGGGAGAGAAGCGATCAGGCTTCTTATGTCCTTAGACTCTCCACCAACGGCACTTGTGACGCAAGATGATTTAATTGCATATGAAATGATTAGTCATTTAGAGGATATGAATGTAAGTGTTCCAAATGATATCTCTATTATAAGCTTTAACAATTTAATGCTTTCTGAACATTCAAAACCGCCTTTAACTTCAGTTGATATTTGCATTTATCAACTAGGCTTAGAAGCAACAAATTGCTTAATTGAGAAAATGAACAAACCAGATTCTTTGCCGAAAAGAATTACAATTCCTACTAAATTCATTGAACGTAAATCATGTGAAAAAAAGAAATAG